A part of Bacteroidota bacterium genomic DNA contains:
- a CDS encoding site-2 protease family protein, with translation MEPNPTSLNPVRAERTARSVSGKSADAEPRDRYWLHALLFILTLVSTVIAGGQWVGRSALYVTGDPTSPWTLLLDRAFLLDGFRFGGSLLLFLTVHEFGHYFAARYHGIRTSLPFYIPTLTLGLGTLGAVIRIREPIPTTRKLFDIGVGGPIAGFVVALGLLLYALATLPDPSYIMDLDGHEELKNYVQQFGTYPRRSMDLTPPDGNSFTILVGQTPLYWMLTQLFDNVPPMDEMYHYPILFAGWMGLFFTALNLLPVGQLDGGHILFSLVGHKWHTRLARGFIVLLLVSGSIGFVEDFFPSLFAMSEVAGRLGWFILSGILYFYLSRVFKGNHRLIAPLLLGIISVTVWAQYDKALFSSFGYAGWFIWCLLIIYLIKVEHPPVLQPQTLTPGRKALAILSIVIFLLCFSFAPLRVI, from the coding sequence TTGGAACCCAATCCAACATCGCTGAATCCCGTACGAGCTGAGCGTACGGCCCGGAGCGTGTCCGGCAAATCTGCAGATGCAGAGCCTCGCGATCGTTATTGGCTGCATGCGTTGTTGTTTATACTAACGCTGGTTTCTACGGTCATCGCTGGCGGTCAGTGGGTTGGGCGCTCTGCGCTCTACGTAACGGGAGATCCGACAAGCCCATGGACGCTTCTGCTCGATCGGGCCTTTTTACTGGATGGCTTTCGCTTTGGCGGCTCTCTGCTGCTGTTTCTTACGGTACACGAATTTGGGCATTACTTTGCTGCCCGCTACCATGGCATCCGCACCTCTTTACCCTTCTATATCCCAACGCTGACACTTGGGCTTGGGACCTTGGGCGCCGTTATTCGGATTCGCGAACCCATTCCAACCACACGCAAATTATTTGATATTGGTGTCGGGGGGCCCATTGCCGGCTTTGTCGTTGCGCTTGGTCTCTTGCTCTATGCGCTGGCTACATTGCCAGATCCCAGTTATATCATGGATCTGGATGGGCACGAAGAACTCAAAAACTACGTGCAGCAATTTGGCACCTATCCCCGGCGGTCAATGGACCTTACACCGCCGGATGGCAACAGTTTTACCATCTTGGTAGGGCAGACTCCCCTCTATTGGATGCTGACACAGCTTTTCGACAATGTGCCGCCAATGGACGAAATGTACCACTATCCGATCCTGTTTGCCGGGTGGATGGGCCTGTTCTTTACCGCACTGAACCTGTTGCCCGTTGGACAACTCGATGGCGGACATATCCTGTTTTCCCTCGTAGGACATAAATGGCATACCAGGCTTGCCCGCGGGTTTATCGTGCTGTTGTTGGTCTCGGGATCCATTGGGTTTGTTGAGGACTTTTTCCCTTCGTTGTTTGCAATGAGCGAAGTTGCCGGCCGGCTCGGGTGGTTTATTCTTTCTGGTATCCTGTATTTCTACCTTTCCCGCGTATTCAAGGGTAATCATCGACTTATCGCGCCGCTATTGCTTGGCATTATTTCTGTAACGGTGTGGGCGCAGTACGACAAAGCATTGTTCAGCAGCTTTGGATATGCCGGCTGGTTTATATGGTGCTTGCTAATTATTTATCTGATCAAGGTTGAGCACCCTCCCGTACTTCAGCCACAAACCCTGACACCCGGCAGAAAAGCTTTGGCGATCCTTAGCATTGTGATTTTCCTGCTTTGCTTTAGTTTTGCACCGTTGCGCGTGATTTAA
- a CDS encoding pyridoxal phosphate-dependent aminotransferase: MSEATLSVEVNPRVASMQPSATLAMTGRAMELRRQGKPVISLSAGEPDFATPAEISQGGQQAIEEGFTHYTQNMGMPELREEIQKKLKRDNGLDYGLDQILCSNGAKQSVALAISVLCRPGDEVLIPAPYWVSYPEMTRFAGAKPVALPTGVDQDYRVDAAALEAAITPNTRIFILCSPSNPTGSVYSREEMMAIADVMRRHEHVYILSDEIYEYVLFDAGHTSFAALPGMKERTITVNGFSKGFAMTGWRLGYMAGPKPIVKAASKIQGQFTSAPCSITQRAGVAALQMDKSKLKPMVDAFRSRRDFMLDALLQIPGIRCPKPEGAFYLFPEVSAYYGKSTPEGKKIESSQDLCFYLLEEHNVALVPGHAFGAPNGLRISYAAAQADLEEAMRRIKKGLEALR, encoded by the coding sequence ATGTCTGAAGCTACTTTGTCCGTAGAAGTGAATCCCCGCGTTGCATCAATGCAGCCCTCTGCAACCCTCGCGATGACCGGCCGCGCCATGGAGTTGCGCCGGCAGGGAAAACCTGTAATCAGCCTTAGTGCTGGCGAGCCCGATTTTGCGACGCCCGCAGAAATTTCTCAGGGTGGCCAGCAGGCCATTGAAGAAGGCTTCACCCATTATACCCAAAATATGGGGATGCCCGAATTGCGGGAAGAAATCCAGAAAAAGCTGAAGCGGGATAACGGGCTCGATTACGGACTCGACCAGATTCTTTGTTCAAATGGTGCAAAGCAGTCTGTAGCACTGGCCATCTCTGTGCTGTGCCGGCCCGGCGATGAAGTGTTGATTCCTGCACCTTACTGGGTAAGTTACCCCGAAATGACGCGCTTTGCCGGCGCAAAGCCTGTAGCGCTACCTACGGGTGTTGACCAGGATTACCGCGTTGACGCTGCCGCCCTCGAAGCTGCCATCACGCCCAATACGCGGATATTTATTCTTTGCTCGCCCTCAAATCCTACGGGTTCGGTGTATAGCCGCGAAGAAATGATGGCGATAGCAGACGTCATGCGCCGGCATGAGCACGTTTACATTTTGTCGGATGAGATTTATGAGTACGTACTTTTTGATGCCGGGCATACCTCGTTTGCGGCTTTGCCGGGTATGAAAGAGCGGACCATCACCGTGAATGGTTTTTCAAAGGGATTTGCGATGACGGGGTGGCGGCTGGGCTACATGGCCGGCCCAAAACCCATTGTAAAAGCAGCTTCCAAAATTCAGGGACAGTTCACGTCTGCACCCTGCAGCATCACCCAGCGCGCAGGCGTAGCCGCTTTGCAGATGGATAAAAGCAAGCTGAAGCCGATGGTCGATGCGTTCAGGAGCCGGCGCGATTTCATGTTAGACGCGTTGCTACAAATTCCGGGTATTCGCTGTCCGAAACCAGAAGGCGCGTTTTACCTTTTCCCCGAAGTATCCGCGTATTACGGCAAATCAACACCTGAAGGCAAGAAAATCGAATCTAGTCAGGATTTGTGTTTCTATTTGCTCGAAGAACACAACGTCGCCCTGGTGCCAGGGCATGCGTTTGGTGCTCCCAATGGCCTCCGTATTTCTTACGCTGCAGCGCAAGCCGACCTTGAAGAAGCGATGCGTCGCATCAAAAAAGGTCTTGAAGCGTTACGGTGA